A stretch of Prinia subflava isolate CZ2003 ecotype Zambia chromosome 14, Cam_Psub_1.2, whole genome shotgun sequence DNA encodes these proteins:
- the LOC134558250 gene encoding 6-phosphofructo-2-kinase/fructose-2,6-bisphosphatase 4 isoform X1 produces the protein MAAAPAARELTQNPLQKTWEPYDNGLPAGHSAQRGVCMTNCPTLIVMVGLPARGKTYISKKLTRYLNWIGVPTKEFNVGQYRRDLVKKYKSFEFFLPDNEEGLKIRKQCALAALNDVRQYLSEENGHVAVFDATNTTRERRETIYKFGEENGYKTFFVESVCVDPEVIAANIVQVKLGSPDYVDCSNDEATEDFMKRIECYKNSYETLDETLDKDLSYIKIMDVGRSYLVNRVMDHIQSRIVYYLMNIHVTPRSIYLCRHGESELNLKGRIGGDPGLSVRGKEFAKSLAQFINEQNIKDLKVWTSQMKRTIQTAEALGVPYEQWKVLNEIDAGVCEEMTYEEIQENYPLEFALRDQDKYRYRYPKGESYEDLVQRLEPVIMELERQENVLVICHQAVMRCLLAYFLDKPAEQLPYLKCPLHTVLKLTPVAYGCKVESIFLNVEAVNTHRDKPEPKLERKTRSREAAGLPGEGN, from the exons AtggcggcggctccggcggcgcGGGAGCTCACGCAGAACCCGCTGCAGAAGACGTGGGAGCCCTACGACAACGGGCTGCCCGCGGGGCACAGCGCGCAGCGCGGCG TATGTATGACCAATTGCCCTACTCTGATTGTCATGGTGGGTCTtccagcaagaggaaaaacctACATCTCAAAGAAGCTGACTCGCTACTTAAATTGGATCGGAGTGCCTACGAAAG AGTTCAACGTCGGTCAGTATCGTCGAGATTTGGTGAAAAAGTATAAATCCTTTGAATTCTTCCTGCCTGACAATGAAGAAGGCTTGAAAATCAGGAA ACAGTGTGCCTTAGCAGCGCTGAACGACGTCCGGCAGTACCTCAGCGAAGAGAACGGGCACGTGGCT GTCTTTGATGCTACAAACACAACTCGAGAACGTAGAGAAACTATTTATAAGTTTGGTGAAGAAAATGGATATAAG ACTTTTTTTGTGGAGTCTGTGTGTGTCGATCCAGAGGTCATTGCTGCAAACATTGTG caaGTGAAGCTGGGTAGTCCTGACTATGTTGATTGTAGTAATGATGAAGCAACAGAAGATTTCATGAAAAGAATAGAATGCTACAAGAACTCATATGAGACCTTAGATGAAACTCTGGACAA GGATCTTTCTTACATTAAAATCATGGATGTCGGAAGGAGTTACCTCGTGAACAGAGTGATGGATCACATCCAGAGCAGGATTGTCTACTACCTCATGAACATCCACGTGACTCCTCGGTCAATCTACCTCTGCCGACACGGAGAGAGCGAGCTCAACCTGAAGGGGAGGATAGGAGGAGATCCTGGGCTGTCTGTCAGGGGGAAAGAA TTTGCCAAAAGCTTGGCACAGTTTATTAATGAGCAAAATATCAAAGATCTGAAAGTTTGGACCAGCCAGATGAAAAGGACAATTCAGACTGCTGAAGCCTTGGGAGTGCCTTACGAGCAGTGGAAGGTTTTGAATGAGATAGATGCA GGAGTGTGTGAAGAAATGACATATgaagaaatacaggaaaattaTCCTCTTGAATTTGCACTGAGAGATCAAGACaaatacagatacagatacCCTAAAGGGGAG TCCTATGAAGATCTTGTTCAGAGGCTGGAGCCAGTAATTATGGAGcttgaaaggcaggaaaatgtgCTTGTCATTTGTCACCAAGCTGTCATGCGCTGTTTGCTTGCATATTTCCTTGACAAGCCCGCAG AACAACTGCCCTACCTGAAGTGCCCACTGCATACTGTCTTAAAGCTAACCCCGGTGGCTTATG GATGTAAAGTAGAATCTATATTTCTGAATGTCGAAGCcgtaaacacacacagagataaaCCTGAG CCAAAGCTGGAGAGGAAGACTAGATCTCGGGAAGCAGCAGGACTGCCGGGGGAAGGAAATTGA
- the LOC134558250 gene encoding 6-phosphofructo-2-kinase/fructose-2,6-bisphosphatase 4 isoform X2: protein MAAAPAARELTQNPLQKTWEPYDNGLPAGHSAQRGVCMTNCPTLIVMVGLPARGKTYISKKLTRYLNWIGVPTKEFNVGQYRRDLVKKYKSFEFFLPDNEEGLKIRKQCALAALNDVRQYLSEENGHVAVFDATNTTRERRETIYKFGEENGYKTFFVESVCVDPEVIAANIVQVKLGSPDYVDCSNDEATEDFMKRIECYKNSYETLDETLDKDLSYIKIMDVGRSYLVNRVMDHIQSRIVYYLMNIHVTPRSIYLCRHGESELNLKGRIGGDPGLSVRGKEFAKSLAQFINEQNIKDLKVWTSQMKRTIQTAEALGVPYEQWKVLNEIDAGVCEEMTYEEIQENYPLEFALRDQDKYRYRYPKGESYEDLVQRLEPVIMELERQENVLVICHQAVMRCLLAYFLDKPAEQLPYLKCPLHTVLKLTPVAYGCKVESIFLNVEAVNTHRDKPENVGVNRSREEALRTVPTHL, encoded by the exons AtggcggcggctccggcggcgcGGGAGCTCACGCAGAACCCGCTGCAGAAGACGTGGGAGCCCTACGACAACGGGCTGCCCGCGGGGCACAGCGCGCAGCGCGGCG TATGTATGACCAATTGCCCTACTCTGATTGTCATGGTGGGTCTtccagcaagaggaaaaacctACATCTCAAAGAAGCTGACTCGCTACTTAAATTGGATCGGAGTGCCTACGAAAG AGTTCAACGTCGGTCAGTATCGTCGAGATTTGGTGAAAAAGTATAAATCCTTTGAATTCTTCCTGCCTGACAATGAAGAAGGCTTGAAAATCAGGAA ACAGTGTGCCTTAGCAGCGCTGAACGACGTCCGGCAGTACCTCAGCGAAGAGAACGGGCACGTGGCT GTCTTTGATGCTACAAACACAACTCGAGAACGTAGAGAAACTATTTATAAGTTTGGTGAAGAAAATGGATATAAG ACTTTTTTTGTGGAGTCTGTGTGTGTCGATCCAGAGGTCATTGCTGCAAACATTGTG caaGTGAAGCTGGGTAGTCCTGACTATGTTGATTGTAGTAATGATGAAGCAACAGAAGATTTCATGAAAAGAATAGAATGCTACAAGAACTCATATGAGACCTTAGATGAAACTCTGGACAA GGATCTTTCTTACATTAAAATCATGGATGTCGGAAGGAGTTACCTCGTGAACAGAGTGATGGATCACATCCAGAGCAGGATTGTCTACTACCTCATGAACATCCACGTGACTCCTCGGTCAATCTACCTCTGCCGACACGGAGAGAGCGAGCTCAACCTGAAGGGGAGGATAGGAGGAGATCCTGGGCTGTCTGTCAGGGGGAAAGAA TTTGCCAAAAGCTTGGCACAGTTTATTAATGAGCAAAATATCAAAGATCTGAAAGTTTGGACCAGCCAGATGAAAAGGACAATTCAGACTGCTGAAGCCTTGGGAGTGCCTTACGAGCAGTGGAAGGTTTTGAATGAGATAGATGCA GGAGTGTGTGAAGAAATGACATATgaagaaatacaggaaaattaTCCTCTTGAATTTGCACTGAGAGATCAAGACaaatacagatacagatacCCTAAAGGGGAG TCCTATGAAGATCTTGTTCAGAGGCTGGAGCCAGTAATTATGGAGcttgaaaggcaggaaaatgtgCTTGTCATTTGTCACCAAGCTGTCATGCGCTGTTTGCTTGCATATTTCCTTGACAAGCCCGCAG AACAACTGCCCTACCTGAAGTGCCCACTGCATACTGTCTTAAAGCTAACCCCGGTGGCTTATG GATGTAAAGTAGAATCTATATTTCTGAATGTCGAAGCcgtaaacacacacagagataaaCCTGAG
- the LOC134558250 gene encoding 6-phosphofructo-2-kinase/fructose-2,6-bisphosphatase 4 isoform X3, with translation MAAAPAARELTQNPLQKTWEPYDNGLPAGHSAQRGVCMTNCPTLIVMVGLPARGKTYISKKLTRYLNWIGVPTKEFNVGQYRRDLVKKYKSFEFFLPDNEEGLKIRKQCALAALNDVRQYLSEENGHVAVFDATNTTRERRETIYKFGEENGYKTFFVESVCVDPEVIAANIVQVKLGSPDYVDCSNDEATEDFMKRIECYKNSYETLDETLDKDLSYIKIMDVGRSYLVNRVMDHIQSRIVYYLMNIHVTPRSIYLCRHGESELNLKGRIGGDPGLSVRGKEFAKSLAQFINEQNIKDLKVWTSQMKRTIQTAEALGVPYEQWKVLNEIDAGVCEEMTYEEIQENYPLEFALRDQDKYRYRYPKGESYEDLVQRLEPVIMELERQENVLVICHQAVMRCLLAYFLDKPAEQLPYLKCPLHTVLKLTPVAYGCKVESIFLNVEAVNTHRDKPENVDISRPTEDALVTVPAHQ, from the exons AtggcggcggctccggcggcgcGGGAGCTCACGCAGAACCCGCTGCAGAAGACGTGGGAGCCCTACGACAACGGGCTGCCCGCGGGGCACAGCGCGCAGCGCGGCG TATGTATGACCAATTGCCCTACTCTGATTGTCATGGTGGGTCTtccagcaagaggaaaaacctACATCTCAAAGAAGCTGACTCGCTACTTAAATTGGATCGGAGTGCCTACGAAAG AGTTCAACGTCGGTCAGTATCGTCGAGATTTGGTGAAAAAGTATAAATCCTTTGAATTCTTCCTGCCTGACAATGAAGAAGGCTTGAAAATCAGGAA ACAGTGTGCCTTAGCAGCGCTGAACGACGTCCGGCAGTACCTCAGCGAAGAGAACGGGCACGTGGCT GTCTTTGATGCTACAAACACAACTCGAGAACGTAGAGAAACTATTTATAAGTTTGGTGAAGAAAATGGATATAAG ACTTTTTTTGTGGAGTCTGTGTGTGTCGATCCAGAGGTCATTGCTGCAAACATTGTG caaGTGAAGCTGGGTAGTCCTGACTATGTTGATTGTAGTAATGATGAAGCAACAGAAGATTTCATGAAAAGAATAGAATGCTACAAGAACTCATATGAGACCTTAGATGAAACTCTGGACAA GGATCTTTCTTACATTAAAATCATGGATGTCGGAAGGAGTTACCTCGTGAACAGAGTGATGGATCACATCCAGAGCAGGATTGTCTACTACCTCATGAACATCCACGTGACTCCTCGGTCAATCTACCTCTGCCGACACGGAGAGAGCGAGCTCAACCTGAAGGGGAGGATAGGAGGAGATCCTGGGCTGTCTGTCAGGGGGAAAGAA TTTGCCAAAAGCTTGGCACAGTTTATTAATGAGCAAAATATCAAAGATCTGAAAGTTTGGACCAGCCAGATGAAAAGGACAATTCAGACTGCTGAAGCCTTGGGAGTGCCTTACGAGCAGTGGAAGGTTTTGAATGAGATAGATGCA GGAGTGTGTGAAGAAATGACATATgaagaaatacaggaaaattaTCCTCTTGAATTTGCACTGAGAGATCAAGACaaatacagatacagatacCCTAAAGGGGAG TCCTATGAAGATCTTGTTCAGAGGCTGGAGCCAGTAATTATGGAGcttgaaaggcaggaaaatgtgCTTGTCATTTGTCACCAAGCTGTCATGCGCTGTTTGCTTGCATATTTCCTTGACAAGCCCGCAG AACAACTGCCCTACCTGAAGTGCCCACTGCATACTGTCTTAAAGCTAACCCCGGTGGCTTATG GATGTAAAGTAGAATCTATATTTCTGAATGTCGAAGCcgtaaacacacacagagataaaCCTGAG
- the LOC134558250 gene encoding 6-phosphofructo-2-kinase/fructose-2,6-bisphosphatase 4 isoform X5, with protein sequence MKDCHQPAEVCMTNCPTLIVMVGLPARGKTYISKKLTRYLNWIGVPTKEFNVGQYRRDLVKKYKSFEFFLPDNEEGLKIRKQCALAALNDVRQYLSEENGHVAVFDATNTTRERRETIYKFGEENGYKTFFVESVCVDPEVIAANIVQVKLGSPDYVDCSNDEATEDFMKRIECYKNSYETLDETLDKDLSYIKIMDVGRSYLVNRVMDHIQSRIVYYLMNIHVTPRSIYLCRHGESELNLKGRIGGDPGLSVRGKEFAKSLAQFINEQNIKDLKVWTSQMKRTIQTAEALGVPYEQWKVLNEIDAGVCEEMTYEEIQENYPLEFALRDQDKYRYRYPKGESYEDLVQRLEPVIMELERQENVLVICHQAVMRCLLAYFLDKPAEQLPYLKCPLHTVLKLTPVAYGCKVESIFLNVEAVNTHRDKPEPKLERKTRSREAAGLPGEGN encoded by the exons TATGTATGACCAATTGCCCTACTCTGATTGTCATGGTGGGTCTtccagcaagaggaaaaacctACATCTCAAAGAAGCTGACTCGCTACTTAAATTGGATCGGAGTGCCTACGAAAG AGTTCAACGTCGGTCAGTATCGTCGAGATTTGGTGAAAAAGTATAAATCCTTTGAATTCTTCCTGCCTGACAATGAAGAAGGCTTGAAAATCAGGAA ACAGTGTGCCTTAGCAGCGCTGAACGACGTCCGGCAGTACCTCAGCGAAGAGAACGGGCACGTGGCT GTCTTTGATGCTACAAACACAACTCGAGAACGTAGAGAAACTATTTATAAGTTTGGTGAAGAAAATGGATATAAG ACTTTTTTTGTGGAGTCTGTGTGTGTCGATCCAGAGGTCATTGCTGCAAACATTGTG caaGTGAAGCTGGGTAGTCCTGACTATGTTGATTGTAGTAATGATGAAGCAACAGAAGATTTCATGAAAAGAATAGAATGCTACAAGAACTCATATGAGACCTTAGATGAAACTCTGGACAA GGATCTTTCTTACATTAAAATCATGGATGTCGGAAGGAGTTACCTCGTGAACAGAGTGATGGATCACATCCAGAGCAGGATTGTCTACTACCTCATGAACATCCACGTGACTCCTCGGTCAATCTACCTCTGCCGACACGGAGAGAGCGAGCTCAACCTGAAGGGGAGGATAGGAGGAGATCCTGGGCTGTCTGTCAGGGGGAAAGAA TTTGCCAAAAGCTTGGCACAGTTTATTAATGAGCAAAATATCAAAGATCTGAAAGTTTGGACCAGCCAGATGAAAAGGACAATTCAGACTGCTGAAGCCTTGGGAGTGCCTTACGAGCAGTGGAAGGTTTTGAATGAGATAGATGCA GGAGTGTGTGAAGAAATGACATATgaagaaatacaggaaaattaTCCTCTTGAATTTGCACTGAGAGATCAAGACaaatacagatacagatacCCTAAAGGGGAG TCCTATGAAGATCTTGTTCAGAGGCTGGAGCCAGTAATTATGGAGcttgaaaggcaggaaaatgtgCTTGTCATTTGTCACCAAGCTGTCATGCGCTGTTTGCTTGCATATTTCCTTGACAAGCCCGCAG AACAACTGCCCTACCTGAAGTGCCCACTGCATACTGTCTTAAAGCTAACCCCGGTGGCTTATG GATGTAAAGTAGAATCTATATTTCTGAATGTCGAAGCcgtaaacacacacagagataaaCCTGAG CCAAAGCTGGAGAGGAAGACTAGATCTCGGGAAGCAGCAGGACTGCCGGGGGAAGGAAATTGA
- the LOC134558250 gene encoding 6-phosphofructo-2-kinase/fructose-2,6-bisphosphatase 4 isoform X4 → MWGCRRRGRCPQGRRCRVCMTNCPTLIVMVGLPARGKTYISKKLTRYLNWIGVPTKEFNVGQYRRDLVKKYKSFEFFLPDNEEGLKIRKQCALAALNDVRQYLSEENGHVAVFDATNTTRERRETIYKFGEENGYKTFFVESVCVDPEVIAANIVQVKLGSPDYVDCSNDEATEDFMKRIECYKNSYETLDETLDKDLSYIKIMDVGRSYLVNRVMDHIQSRIVYYLMNIHVTPRSIYLCRHGESELNLKGRIGGDPGLSVRGKEFAKSLAQFINEQNIKDLKVWTSQMKRTIQTAEALGVPYEQWKVLNEIDAGVCEEMTYEEIQENYPLEFALRDQDKYRYRYPKGESYEDLVQRLEPVIMELERQENVLVICHQAVMRCLLAYFLDKPAEQLPYLKCPLHTVLKLTPVAYGCKVESIFLNVEAVNTHRDKPEPKLERKTRSREAAGLPGEGN, encoded by the exons TATGTATGACCAATTGCCCTACTCTGATTGTCATGGTGGGTCTtccagcaagaggaaaaacctACATCTCAAAGAAGCTGACTCGCTACTTAAATTGGATCGGAGTGCCTACGAAAG AGTTCAACGTCGGTCAGTATCGTCGAGATTTGGTGAAAAAGTATAAATCCTTTGAATTCTTCCTGCCTGACAATGAAGAAGGCTTGAAAATCAGGAA ACAGTGTGCCTTAGCAGCGCTGAACGACGTCCGGCAGTACCTCAGCGAAGAGAACGGGCACGTGGCT GTCTTTGATGCTACAAACACAACTCGAGAACGTAGAGAAACTATTTATAAGTTTGGTGAAGAAAATGGATATAAG ACTTTTTTTGTGGAGTCTGTGTGTGTCGATCCAGAGGTCATTGCTGCAAACATTGTG caaGTGAAGCTGGGTAGTCCTGACTATGTTGATTGTAGTAATGATGAAGCAACAGAAGATTTCATGAAAAGAATAGAATGCTACAAGAACTCATATGAGACCTTAGATGAAACTCTGGACAA GGATCTTTCTTACATTAAAATCATGGATGTCGGAAGGAGTTACCTCGTGAACAGAGTGATGGATCACATCCAGAGCAGGATTGTCTACTACCTCATGAACATCCACGTGACTCCTCGGTCAATCTACCTCTGCCGACACGGAGAGAGCGAGCTCAACCTGAAGGGGAGGATAGGAGGAGATCCTGGGCTGTCTGTCAGGGGGAAAGAA TTTGCCAAAAGCTTGGCACAGTTTATTAATGAGCAAAATATCAAAGATCTGAAAGTTTGGACCAGCCAGATGAAAAGGACAATTCAGACTGCTGAAGCCTTGGGAGTGCCTTACGAGCAGTGGAAGGTTTTGAATGAGATAGATGCA GGAGTGTGTGAAGAAATGACATATgaagaaatacaggaaaattaTCCTCTTGAATTTGCACTGAGAGATCAAGACaaatacagatacagatacCCTAAAGGGGAG TCCTATGAAGATCTTGTTCAGAGGCTGGAGCCAGTAATTATGGAGcttgaaaggcaggaaaatgtgCTTGTCATTTGTCACCAAGCTGTCATGCGCTGTTTGCTTGCATATTTCCTTGACAAGCCCGCAG AACAACTGCCCTACCTGAAGTGCCCACTGCATACTGTCTTAAAGCTAACCCCGGTGGCTTATG GATGTAAAGTAGAATCTATATTTCTGAATGTCGAAGCcgtaaacacacacagagataaaCCTGAG CCAAAGCTGGAGAGGAAGACTAGATCTCGGGAAGCAGCAGGACTGCCGGGGGAAGGAAATTGA